In Achromobacter pestifer, the DNA window CGGTCGCGACCGGCAACTGCATGAAGGCCGCCACCACGGCGACCACCAGCGCGGTCTTGAACGCATTGCGTTCGCCGTCGCCCAGCGGGCGCCGCAAGGCCTGCAGCGCGGTCACGCCCATCATCAGGAAGGCGGCGGCCAGGGCCGCGCCCACCATCACCACCGCCATGCGCCAGCCCACCGACGGATTCAGCACCACGGCCATCCAGTCATAGACCTGGTAGCGGCCGTCGACCAGCAGCGCGCCGTCCGGCGTCTGCATCCAGGATTGCAGGGCCAGCACCCAGAACACCGCCACCAGCTGCCCCACCGCCACCATCAGCACGGCCAGCGTATGGGCGCCATCCGATACCCGGCGCTGGCCAAACAGCATGACGCCCAGGAAACAGGACTTGAGGATGAAGACCGAGAGGATGCCGTAGCCCAGCAAGGGGCCGGCCACGTTGCCGATCTTGTCCATGAGGCCCGCCCACAGGCTGCCCAACTGGATCAGCACCGGCACGCTGGCCGCCAGGGTCAGCACGAAGGCCAGCGCGAATATCCGCACCCAGAAGCGGTAGGCGGCCGTCCAGCCGCCCTGGCCGGACCAGCGCGCCCTGATCTTGAAGAACAGCAGCACCCAGGCGAGCGCCAGGGAGAAGGCCAGGAAAAACGCCAGGAAGCTCAGGCTGGCCACGAACTGCGCGCGGGCCAGGGATAACGTGGATATGTCCATGATGGCCCGTAGTGTAGAGCCAGTTACATGACCGTGGGGACAGTTTGAAACCGGTTGCACCAGCAGCGAAAAGGCCTCGCCTGCGGAACGTGGCAAAATTGACTCTTTGTCGCTGCTTTTTCCTATTCTTTCAAGAATGACCTCCGCCACGACGCCGACCCCTGCCGCATCCAATTTCCTGCTCAACATCGTTCAAGACGACCTCGAAGCCCAGCGCTTCGCAGGCAAGCGTTGGGCGGGCAAGCCTGGCCCGGCGGCCTTGCAACAACAAGGCGGACTGGATCCGGCCCGCATCCGCACGCGCTTTCCGCCGGAACCCAACGGCTACCTGCACCTCGGCCACGCCAAGAGCATCTGCGTGAACTTCGGGCTGGCCCGCGACTTCGGCGGCGTCTGCCACCTGCGCTTTGACGACACCAATCCGGAAAAGGAAGACCAGGAATACGTCGACGCCATCATCGAGGCCGTGCACTGGCT includes these proteins:
- a CDS encoding cytochrome ubiquinol oxidase subunit I — encoded protein: MDISTLSLARAQFVASLSFLAFFLAFSLALAWVLLFFKIRARWSGQGGWTAAYRFWVRIFALAFVLTLAASVPVLIQLGSLWAGLMDKIGNVAGPLLGYGILSVFILKSCFLGVMLFGQRRVSDGAHTLAVLMVAVGQLVAVFWVLALQSWMQTPDGALLVDGRYQVYDWMAVVLNPSVGWRMAVVMVGAALAAAFLMMGVTALQALRRPLGDGERNAFKTALVVAVVAAFMQLPVATGAGQMIAKLQPAKAAAAAGYWESGAQPQLVLFAWPDARSHANVADLTLRNMGGMWLHRNQDGTYRGLDKYSGMLPPVALTFWSLRVAAGLGLLMLAVACVTFLWTFRRGLDPSTLPHWWQRVLCGMMFSGAIAVVAGWWVSILGLQPFAVNGTITQSEVLGIVASSTVLYGLIGYGVLYLLLLAAFVGMLFHAARYGVVPVRKLGGGSP